One Fibrobacter sp. UWB2 DNA window includes the following coding sequences:
- a CDS encoding MATE family efflux transporter, translated as MKQIDVKDRSLISLSWPLILTFAVSMIQPMMDSWFLSRTSETAAAGVGAMLPILGALFTALHAFAQSGASIVSQYIGAKQNSHASSTQTMVLFGSILLGIALTLIIYPLSGNIPQWMGLTEEPAVFATQFLSVVSFGFAFRALQTILTALIATHGLTIWNFVGNTLTIATNAALNVVFLEGLFGLPKMGVHGVALATALSWLISSGILWLVLKFKVHHHSKIRDWKRTRVLLPDWIRIGLPAAAEPISFQLFQVFITAMVVYIGTTAMTARVFAGNFAALSVILGVGLGSGNQILVAHLVGAHDYVKANRRVHQTLAVGIISGFLLSVAVALLGEHLLRLYTDNPEVLRLGKICLWCDVAVQPFKAVNFIVTTSLRAAGDSKFPALVGSGMMWTLGLATSLILAFVVGLGLPGLWLGMAADEFYRSFANIWRWKSGRWKSKAVV; from the coding sequence ATGAAACAGATCGACGTCAAAGACCGTTCGCTCATTAGCCTTTCGTGGCCGCTAATCCTCACATTTGCCGTGAGCATGATCCAGCCCATGATGGACAGCTGGTTTTTGTCGCGCACTTCCGAAACCGCAGCCGCTGGCGTCGGCGCCATGCTCCCCATTCTCGGGGCTCTTTTCACCGCGCTCCACGCTTTTGCGCAATCCGGCGCAAGCATCGTCTCGCAATACATTGGCGCGAAACAGAACAGCCACGCCAGCAGCACGCAAACGATGGTTCTTTTCGGGAGCATCCTTCTCGGCATTGCGCTCACGCTCATCATTTATCCGCTTTCCGGGAACATTCCGCAATGGATGGGACTCACCGAAGAACCAGCTGTATTCGCCACGCAATTTTTAAGCGTTGTTTCGTTTGGGTTCGCCTTCCGCGCCTTGCAAACCATTTTGACCGCCCTCATCGCAACCCACGGCCTTACCATTTGGAACTTTGTCGGGAACACGCTCACGATTGCCACAAACGCGGCCTTGAATGTCGTGTTCCTCGAAGGACTTTTTGGACTTCCGAAAATGGGCGTTCACGGAGTCGCCCTCGCGACCGCACTTTCCTGGCTCATTTCTTCGGGCATCCTTTGGCTTGTGCTCAAGTTCAAAGTACACCACCACAGCAAAATTCGCGACTGGAAACGCACCCGTGTTCTTTTGCCCGACTGGATTCGCATCGGACTCCCCGCCGCAGCAGAACCCATCAGTTTCCAGCTATTCCAAGTGTTCATCACAGCAATGGTCGTCTACATCGGCACAACCGCAATGACCGCCCGCGTGTTCGCAGGGAACTTTGCCGCGCTTTCCGTCATTCTCGGAGTCGGCCTTGGCAGCGGAAACCAGATTCTCGTAGCACACCTCGTCGGTGCACATGACTACGTCAAAGCAAACCGCCGCGTTCACCAAACACTCGCCGTGGGCATCATCAGCGGATTCTTGCTATCCGTCGCAGTAGCACTCCTCGGCGAACACTTGCTCCGGCTCTACACCGACAATCCCGAAGTCCTCCGCCTCGGCAAAATCTGCCTCTGGTGCGACGTCGCCGTGCAACCCTTCAAAGCCGTAAACTTCATTGTCACCACATCGCTCCGCGCCGCAGGCGATTCCAAATTCCCGGCACTCGTGGGTAGCGGCATGATGTGGACACTAGGGCTTGCAACATCGCTTATCCTCGCATTTGTCGTTGGGCTCGGCCTCCCCGGCCTTTGGCTTGGCATGGCTGCCGACGAATTCTACCGCTCATTCGCCAACATTTGGCGCTGGAAGAGCGGCCGCTGGAAAAGCAAAGCGGTTGTTTAG
- a CDS encoding peptidylprolyl isomerase — translation MISNRIASLVFALSVACFAEPVLMEGIAAVVDGKPIMRSDFMNNLYRFQETPEAANMTEQQQKEAVLDRMIEEKVLLSRIDRDSIVISENEVDQRVTAHLQSIAASQKIDMATLEKAVRAQLGLSMIQYREQLGKQIRNHMEISRVRQLHVGTIHPTKKEVDLFYKDYKDSLPRQFNCVLLSHIQLPIKPDSMIVDSVKRFAETLIDSLNLGIKFELLAQRHSQDSSAAKGGDLGYFKRGLLDPAFEKAIERLKNGHYASTPVKTDLGWHIARVLGRKEDGVRSAQILLRTIPTAKDSAAVVALADSLRNNIKSKEEFAKAAKTFSEDKSSNFQGGLLGWFQRNEMEPAYVDPVANLNVGEISEPVMIDGAYHLFRLDDSRQVRELTLEEDYGKIELMAATHLENEKLQKLIQKWRKEVLVEIRMTE, via the coding sequence ATGATCAGTAATCGAATTGCCTCTTTAGTTTTTGCTCTGTCTGTCGCTTGCTTTGCCGAACCGGTATTGATGGAAGGCATTGCGGCTGTCGTCGATGGCAAGCCGATTATGCGCTCGGATTTCATGAACAACCTCTACAGGTTCCAGGAAACGCCCGAAGCGGCAAATATGACGGAACAGCAGCAGAAAGAAGCTGTGCTGGACCGTATGATTGAAGAAAAGGTTTTGCTCAGCCGCATTGACCGCGACTCGATTGTGATTTCGGAAAATGAAGTGGACCAGCGCGTGACGGCTCATCTCCAGTCCATTGCAGCAAGCCAGAAGATTGATATGGCGACGCTCGAAAAGGCGGTGCGTGCTCAGCTCGGTCTTTCGATGATTCAGTACCGTGAACAGCTCGGTAAGCAGATTCGCAACCACATGGAAATTTCCCGTGTGCGTCAGCTCCACGTGGGCACGATCCACCCGACCAAGAAAGAAGTGGACCTCTTTTACAAGGATTACAAGGACTCGCTCCCGCGCCAGTTCAACTGCGTTTTGTTGAGCCATATCCAGCTTCCGATTAAGCCGGATTCCATGATTGTGGATTCTGTGAAGCGCTTTGCCGAAACGTTGATCGATAGCCTCAACCTCGGTATCAAATTTGAACTTTTGGCCCAGCGTCATTCGCAGGACAGCTCTGCGGCTAAGGGCGGCGACCTCGGTTACTTTAAGCGCGGTCTCTTGGACCCTGCATTCGAAAAGGCTATTGAACGCTTGAAGAATGGTCATTATGCATCGACTCCGGTCAAGACGGATTTAGGCTGGCACATTGCCCGCGTGCTTGGACGTAAGGAAGATGGCGTTCGTTCTGCACAGATTCTCTTGCGCACGATTCCGACAGCAAAGGATTCCGCTGCGGTGGTGGCTCTCGCCGATTCCCTCCGCAACAATATTAAGTCGAAGGAAGAATTTGCCAAGGCTGCAAAAACGTTCAGTGAAGATAAGTCTAGCAACTTCCAGGGTGGTTTGCTTGGCTGGTTCCAGCGTAACGAAATGGAACCTGCTTATGTGGACCCGGTCGCGAACTTGAACGTCGGTGAAATTTCTGAACCGGTCATGATTGATGGCGCTTACCACTTGTTCCGTCTCGATGATTCCCGCCAGGTGCGCGAACTCACGCTCGAAGAAGATTACGGCAAGATTGAACTTATGGCCGCAACGCACTTGGAAAATGAAAAGCTCCAGAAGCTCATCCAGAAGTGGCGCAAGGAAGTTCTCGTCGAAATCAGAATGACGGAATAA
- a CDS encoding acyl-CoA thioesterase: MENAKTVKQSQVETRDIVHPSDVNAYNFVFGGHLTSLLDKAACIAACTHSRRKVTTVSIDNVRFFKPATVGTILTIKASVNRAFNTSMEIGVKVLGIDPQVSWQPEVICHAYMTFVALDENGRPTPIPSIIPETEDEIRRYEEAGIRREAKKKLAASLENK, encoded by the coding sequence ATGGAAAACGCAAAGACAGTCAAGCAATCTCAAGTCGAAACCCGCGACATCGTTCACCCTTCCGACGTCAACGCCTACAATTTTGTATTCGGCGGACACCTGACATCGCTCCTCGACAAGGCAGCCTGCATTGCCGCCTGCACCCATTCCAGACGCAAAGTCACAACGGTCTCGATCGACAACGTGCGCTTTTTCAAACCCGCGACCGTCGGCACAATTCTCACCATCAAGGCATCCGTAAACCGCGCCTTCAACACCTCCATGGAAATCGGAGTGAAGGTCTTAGGAATCGACCCGCAAGTATCCTGGCAGCCCGAAGTCATCTGCCACGCTTATATGACATTTGTCGCCCTGGACGAAAACGGAAGACCGACCCCGATTCCCTCGATTATTCCCGAAACTGAAGACGAAATCCGCCGCTACGAAGAAGCCGGCATCCGCCGCGAAGCCAAGAAAAAACTGGCCGCATCTCTAGAAAACAAATAA
- the dnaG gene encoding DNA primase, which produces MPFYSDEIIQELKNQADIALVIQQFLPLKKSGVNKYVGVCPFHDDHSPSMSVNSTLGIYKCFACGAGGDVFKFIQEHEKLDFKGAVEWVANFVGFALPNLGNNVNTEVLEERTMVRKLNELACEWFEQQLTLSPKALEYLNKRHVSPETRKQFHIGYAPTGREGLIGYAARNGFSPRDCVKAGLAVEKENGGIADKFRDRLMIAIQNLSGVVVAFGGRDLSDPASHNGIKLAKYMNSPETALYSKRDILFGLNHSRNAILQEKAVIIVEGYFDLISLYQSGVQNVVAASGTALTENHASILARYAKTAYLVFDGDAAGQNATRRSLEIVLPKGLSPKVFALSRPDGTKIDPDNFVNEQGPDAFRRALRTAEDWLSYLGRTMPNNSPEDRAAFITQAKTLIKSIENPELRNQYLKLVSERYSTTRSLAGIKVAHPKREKLPAAAEQPAAPQVSVPWELLSPIEVRFANLLFRNPTLLDRAAEYFDMDFAASGIQIFDSPLIDEFIQSILAQYAETGSFSPRTLYESLSPQLQLFLEQLPDETWKTPNEILEFYDTVAVLTLNLCDRYKKLIPLDSEAGMRLRMQLNKFTQGIQIVAKKRKISAITPDVFAEQIIQSKTPLIELYTEINELAMNGGNGAQFNNAPTFAQPAVQPSSPQFAAPAAQPPVQPNEKPPEMEAPPPFESDEQFASSEPPEDVPYDPNEDEPYVPDDDFGAMDDFG; this is translated from the coding sequence ATGCCGTTCTACTCCGACGAAATCATCCAAGAACTCAAGAACCAGGCGGATATCGCACTGGTCATTCAGCAGTTCTTGCCGCTCAAAAAAAGCGGGGTCAACAAATACGTCGGCGTGTGCCCATTCCACGATGACCACTCCCCATCCATGTCGGTAAATTCCACGCTGGGCATTTACAAGTGCTTTGCATGCGGTGCGGGTGGCGATGTTTTCAAGTTCATCCAAGAACACGAGAAACTCGACTTCAAGGGCGCTGTAGAATGGGTCGCAAACTTTGTGGGTTTTGCACTTCCGAACCTCGGCAACAACGTCAATACCGAAGTGCTCGAAGAACGCACTATGGTCCGCAAGTTGAACGAACTTGCCTGCGAATGGTTCGAGCAACAGCTCACGTTAAGCCCCAAAGCGTTGGAGTATTTGAACAAGCGTCATGTCTCGCCTGAGACGCGCAAGCAATTCCACATCGGCTACGCTCCAACAGGGCGAGAAGGCTTAATCGGCTATGCCGCCCGCAACGGGTTCTCGCCGCGTGATTGCGTCAAGGCAGGGCTTGCCGTCGAAAAAGAAAACGGCGGTATCGCAGACAAGTTCCGCGACCGCTTGATGATTGCCATCCAGAACCTTTCGGGAGTCGTTGTCGCATTTGGCGGTCGAGACCTGAGCGACCCCGCATCGCATAACGGAATAAAGCTAGCCAAGTACATGAACAGCCCGGAGACTGCACTTTACAGCAAGCGCGATATTCTCTTCGGACTGAACCACAGCCGAAACGCAATCTTACAGGAAAAAGCGGTCATTATCGTCGAAGGATATTTTGACCTCATCAGCCTTTACCAAAGCGGTGTGCAGAACGTCGTGGCCGCTTCGGGTACGGCGCTTACCGAGAATCACGCCAGCATTCTCGCCCGCTACGCAAAAACCGCTTACCTTGTATTTGACGGAGACGCCGCCGGGCAAAATGCCACGCGCCGCAGTCTCGAAATCGTACTGCCCAAAGGTCTTTCGCCAAAAGTTTTTGCGCTTTCGCGACCGGACGGCACCAAGATTGACCCGGACAACTTCGTAAACGAGCAAGGCCCGGACGCTTTCAGAAGAGCGCTCCGCACAGCCGAAGACTGGCTCAGCTATCTCGGGCGTACAATGCCGAACAACAGCCCCGAAGATCGAGCCGCATTCATCACGCAAGCAAAGACGCTCATCAAGAGCATCGAGAACCCGGAACTCCGCAATCAGTATTTGAAGCTCGTTTCCGAGCGTTACAGCACCACGCGTTCGCTCGCAGGCATCAAGGTGGCACACCCGAAACGCGAAAAATTGCCGGCAGCAGCCGAACAGCCCGCAGCGCCGCAAGTGAGCGTCCCGTGGGAACTGCTCTCGCCGATTGAAGTGCGTTTTGCGAATTTGTTATTCCGCAATCCCACGCTTCTCGACCGCGCCGCAGAATATTTCGACATGGACTTTGCCGCAAGCGGAATCCAAATTTTTGATTCTCCGCTCATCGATGAATTTATCCAGTCCATTCTCGCGCAATATGCAGAAACGGGCTCATTCTCGCCGAGAACCTTGTACGAATCGCTTTCGCCGCAGTTGCAGCTTTTCTTGGAGCAACTCCCCGACGAGACGTGGAAAACGCCGAACGAGATTCTGGAATTTTACGACACGGTTGCCGTGCTCACGCTCAACCTTTGCGACCGCTACAAAAAGCTCATCCCGCTTGATTCCGAAGCAGGCATGCGTCTCCGTATGCAGTTGAACAAGTTCACGCAGGGCATTCAAATTGTCGCCAAGAAGCGCAAGATTTCGGCCATTACGCCGGACGTTTTCGCCGAGCAGATAATCCAGAGCAAAACACCGCTCATCGAGCTTTACACAGAAATTAACGAGCTTGCAATGAACGGAGGGAACGGCGCGCAGTTCAACAACGCGCCAACATTCGCGCAACCCGCTGTACAACCAAGTTCGCCGCAGTTCGCAGCACCCGCCGCACAGCCCCCGGTGCAACCAAACGAAAAGCCCCCAGAGATGGAAGCCCCGCCTCCATTCGAAAGCGATGAGCAATTCGCATCGAGCGAACCTCCTGAAGATGTACCATACGACCCGAACGAAGACGAGCCCTACGTTCCCGACGATGACTTCGGAGCCATGGACGATTTCGGCTAA
- the ftsE gene encoding cell division ATP-binding protein FtsE: MIHFTHVTKSYEANWKALNNVTFRINKGEFVFLTGHSGAGKSTVLKLIYMDERPDEERGGQVMVKFSDNVLYDSKNTPDDRIQALRRKMGIIFQDFKLLPDRNVFENVALALRIVGTPSNKINAAVFDALALVGISQKRFAMPYTLSGGEQQRVAIARAMVHNPYLLLADEPTGNLDPKNAEEVFCIFKEINARGTTILMATHNPDFYLNSPFRRLELSHGELLNRDIL, encoded by the coding sequence ATGATTCATTTTACCCACGTCACGAAATCCTACGAAGCCAACTGGAAGGCGTTGAACAACGTCACCTTCCGTATTAATAAGGGTGAGTTTGTTTTCTTGACGGGGCATTCCGGCGCCGGAAAATCGACGGTGCTGAAACTCATCTACATGGATGAACGCCCGGACGAAGAACGCGGCGGCCAGGTGATGGTCAAGTTCTCGGACAACGTCTTGTACGATAGCAAGAACACGCCGGACGATAGAATCCAGGCGCTCCGCCGCAAGATGGGAATTATTTTCCAGGACTTTAAGCTGTTGCCGGACCGCAATGTTTTCGAGAATGTGGCGCTTGCGCTCCGCATTGTCGGGACTCCGAGCAACAAGATTAATGCGGCTGTCTTTGACGCGCTTGCGCTCGTGGGCATTAGCCAAAAGCGCTTTGCAATGCCTTACACGCTTTCGGGCGGTGAACAGCAGCGTGTGGCGATTGCCCGTGCGATGGTGCACAACCCGTATCTGCTTTTGGCGGACGAACCGACCGGTAACTTGGACCCAAAAAATGCTGAAGAAGTCTTCTGCATTTTCAAGGAAATCAATGCCCGCGGAACAACCATCCTCATGGCTACGCATAATCCAGATTTTTATTTGAACAGCCCGTTCCGCCGTCTTGAACTCAGCCACGGCGAATTACTTAACAGAGATATTCTTTAA
- a CDS encoding Rpn family recombination-promoting nuclease/putative transposase produces the protein MENNIVAETKNSHGEMIGEAKTFEEYKGAGVFADLLLDRTFKKAFNPDTQNKVCLIALLNAVLDGEIASPIVDVQSRNKEYSEGSNENRTSIFDLHCIDSAQRRFIIEVQILFQENIVNRSIYYASQTIIAQGQRGKKYNYELNPVVTVVIMEFNVFADDRYIRRAKLREINGSCISDTLNFAFVELPKFNKPLDELETTLDKALYALKNMKNMTQMPKQYANTVFELLFSTAKLAKLSKEEQKMIDEAQKAKWDEYAIHKAAIDSGLQQGLEQGLEQGLEKGANQKAREIAKKMLLKNEPIDKIIDFTELSEADILAIKASLGQS, from the coding sequence ATGGAAAATAATATTGTGGCCGAAACGAAAAATAGCCATGGTGAAATGATTGGCGAGGCAAAGACTTTCGAAGAATACAAAGGGGCTGGAGTCTTCGCGGATCTTCTTCTCGATAGGACTTTCAAGAAGGCCTTCAATCCCGACACGCAGAATAAAGTATGTTTGATAGCGCTTTTGAACGCCGTACTTGATGGCGAAATAGCGTCACCGATTGTCGATGTGCAGTCCCGCAACAAGGAATACAGCGAAGGATCTAACGAAAATCGGACCTCCATCTTTGACTTGCACTGCATTGATTCGGCACAGCGTAGGTTCATCATTGAAGTGCAGATTCTTTTTCAGGAAAACATAGTTAACCGTTCAATATATTATGCTTCGCAAACAATCATTGCTCAGGGACAACGCGGCAAAAAGTACAATTACGAATTGAATCCTGTTGTTACAGTTGTGATCATGGAATTTAATGTGTTTGCCGATGACCGCTACATCCGTCGGGCAAAACTTCGCGAAATCAACGGGTCTTGCATCAGTGATACGCTCAATTTTGCGTTTGTGGAACTTCCGAAGTTCAATAAGCCACTGGACGAGCTCGAAACGACGCTCGACAAGGCGCTTTACGCCCTCAAAAACATGAAAAACATGACGCAGATGCCCAAGCAGTATGCAAACACGGTGTTCGAGCTCTTGTTTTCAACAGCGAAATTGGCTAAATTATCGAAAGAGGAACAGAAGATGATTGACGAAGCTCAGAAAGCCAAGTGGGACGAATACGCAATCCATAAAGCGGCTATTGATAGCGGCTTGCAGCAAGGTCTCGAACAAGGTCTCGAACAGGGTCTTGAAAAAGGTGCCAATCAAAAAGCTCGCGAAATTGCAAAGAAAATGTTGTTGAAGAATGAACCTATTGATAAGATTATCGATTTCACTGAACTTTCTGAAGCTGATATCCTCGCTATCAAGGCTTCTCTCGGCCAATCGTAA
- the hrpA gene encoding ATP-dependent RNA helicase HrpA, with translation MQLTDLKIEYPELPVVEHREEFFELLEKHQVIIVKADTGSGKSTQLPKFLLEWFCSRHPGAEGERDPVKFKIGVTEPRRLAAISIADRLREELKDEELVSTKIRFWEQGTNEAPIKVMTDGILLQEFRKDRLFRQYNAIMIDEAHERSLNIDILLGIFKTVLSRRPDFKLIVASATLDAKLFEEFYDNSCVMEAEGRTYPVDVEYFFSDYGSASALRDISGKGDSGLIEEARDAILDLETRHRDHLLCFLPTERDIQDLAGELAHELDAATFDVLPLYGRMSPDEQRRIFKHTGKTRVVLATNIAETSLTIPGIAYVVDTGMARISRYNAQARIQGLPVEEISKASARQRTGRAGRVKPGVCIRLYSPENFEKRDEFTEPEIRRSNLANVVLQLRSLGLELENFPFLQSPPHSAFRGAYKTLFELGALTADNSSGHVTKLGRDMTRLPMDVSLSAVLLRARDLGVLQPALIVCSALSIQDPRVVPNDEPERTRIRQLHRKFCGHKSDFLVYVSMWNAFCTDWDGKTWNKLRKFCDKNSMHFLRLREWVDLYEQFSRILEVKFENKVCPFDSFHRDNLHIALLSGFLGGIAHRDIENGCYRLVSGRETHVFPGSDLYAKSVEWLFSAEVRETSRTFLTKAAEIKPEWILQVAEPFCTRRWFEPTWNKERGFVEAVEEVSFRGLVISRGHRVDYARVNPEDCAQIFWREAVVMGEVARPFDFMKHNDRVVENLHALEARKRQFGLAPSEDALVGYYTRIAGNVNSIKTLKSYIYEHTDQFLKFDEKYWLDQLDGGTSGTSWTSDEKGVNRIVIPSPAQVKSKDAAPAPTLGGSIEHFRIGERVVTGEMVFDATRDCDGITLSLPYDLLTEISPAKFAMSIQQWREWMIESVIREMPKSVKKLLEAKRTAIDDEFFAALDNFPHKAPLLLLYEVLSNTKEIRSGANGASIDVPTVNPDKENHLRLHLVVSKPGFPEPYKLEISPEWGSYRMFLAVRPALVTFGIDFPLEGMRFGWRLGQSALMVSDESRFWQAFRKRVEGAHLESAAHPETAAHPASQKTSLSEEKKQLIADRLNLLEMGGVFADNFETALKIWVAKSLAADSLDATRCVRFTGLEFSRGKKIRDFKSLAANTRSEDEEIRLSLVRATYESGLISAEAFVKDWNLLKDFSVEMRSGNGKSTLKNKTIIAIHTAYQKELTLFERLRVLAELFNIELPFDASRESVSRENTELSANTLREYFRPYLKARYLKDHELKNARELLGKIDRTPTDDPEFAELYLQAKAMLEDFEILKYKRKGNDAEDIVEEDALARLKGRFGRL, from the coding sequence ATGCAATTAACCGACTTGAAAATTGAGTACCCGGAGCTTCCCGTTGTTGAACATCGGGAGGAGTTTTTTGAGCTTTTAGAAAAACATCAAGTTATCATCGTCAAGGCTGATACCGGTTCTGGCAAATCTACGCAGCTACCGAAGTTCTTGTTAGAATGGTTTTGTTCGCGTCATCCTGGAGCCGAAGGCGAACGGGATCCAGTCAAGTTTAAGATTGGCGTTACCGAACCTCGGCGTTTGGCGGCGATTTCCATTGCGGACCGCTTGCGCGAAGAACTCAAGGACGAAGAACTTGTCTCGACGAAAATCCGTTTCTGGGAACAAGGTACAAATGAAGCCCCCATCAAGGTGATGACGGATGGTATCTTGTTGCAGGAGTTCCGCAAGGACCGCTTGTTCCGGCAGTACAACGCCATCATGATTGACGAAGCGCACGAACGTTCGTTGAACATCGATATCTTGCTTGGCATTTTCAAGACGGTACTTTCTCGTCGTCCGGACTTCAAGTTGATTGTTGCATCGGCAACGCTTGACGCAAAACTTTTTGAAGAATTTTACGACAACAGTTGCGTGATGGAGGCCGAAGGCCGCACGTACCCTGTGGATGTCGAGTATTTTTTCTCGGACTATGGTTCGGCAAGCGCACTCCGTGACATCTCGGGCAAGGGCGATTCTGGCTTAATCGAAGAAGCGCGTGATGCGATTCTCGATTTGGAAACGCGACATCGCGACCATTTGCTTTGCTTTTTGCCGACGGAACGCGACATTCAGGATTTAGCAGGCGAACTTGCACATGAGCTAGATGCCGCGACTTTTGATGTGCTCCCGCTTTACGGGCGTATGAGCCCTGACGAGCAACGCCGCATTTTCAAGCACACGGGCAAGACGCGAGTGGTCTTGGCGACGAACATTGCTGAAACATCGCTTACGATTCCGGGAATTGCTTACGTTGTCGATACGGGTATGGCCCGAATCTCGCGCTACAATGCGCAGGCGAGAATCCAGGGGCTTCCCGTCGAAGAAATTTCGAAGGCCAGCGCGCGGCAGCGCACTGGACGCGCAGGGCGCGTGAAGCCCGGCGTGTGCATTCGCCTTTACTCTCCCGAGAATTTTGAAAAGCGCGATGAATTCACGGAGCCAGAAATTCGCCGTAGCAATTTGGCAAATGTCGTTTTGCAGTTGCGCAGTTTGGGACTTGAACTCGAAAACTTCCCGTTCTTGCAGTCGCCTCCGCATTCGGCATTCCGTGGCGCTTACAAGACGTTATTTGAACTTGGCGCACTCACGGCTGACAATTCTAGCGGTCATGTGACCAAGCTTGGCCGCGATATGACGCGCCTCCCGATGGACGTGTCGCTTTCGGCGGTGCTTTTGCGCGCTCGCGATTTGGGCGTTTTGCAGCCGGCGCTTATTGTGTGCTCGGCTCTTAGCATTCAGGATCCGCGTGTGGTGCCGAACGATGAACCGGAACGCACTCGCATCCGTCAGCTGCACCGCAAATTCTGCGGTCACAAGAGCGACTTCCTCGTTTACGTTTCGATGTGGAATGCGTTCTGCACGGACTGGGACGGCAAAACTTGGAACAAACTCCGCAAGTTCTGCGATAAGAACAGCATGCACTTTTTGCGCTTGCGTGAATGGGTGGATTTGTACGAACAGTTCAGCCGCATTCTCGAAGTAAAGTTTGAAAATAAAGTTTGTCCGTTCGATTCGTTCCATCGCGACAATTTGCACATTGCGCTCCTCTCCGGATTCTTGGGCGGGATTGCGCACCGCGATATTGAAAACGGCTGCTACCGTTTGGTGAGCGGTCGCGAAACGCATGTGTTCCCGGGTAGCGATTTGTACGCCAAGAGCGTGGAATGGCTTTTCAGTGCCGAAGTGCGCGAAACGAGCCGCACGTTCCTCACGAAGGCTGCCGAAATCAAGCCGGAATGGATTTTGCAAGTGGCAGAACCGTTCTGCACACGCCGCTGGTTTGAACCGACGTGGAATAAGGAACGCGGCTTTGTCGAAGCGGTCGAAGAAGTGAGCTTTAGAGGGCTTGTGATTAGCCGTGGTCATCGTGTGGATTACGCCCGCGTGAATCCCGAAGACTGCGCCCAGATTTTCTGGCGCGAAGCGGTAGTGATGGGCGAGGTGGCTAGGCCTTTTGATTTCATGAAGCACAACGACCGCGTCGTCGAAAATCTCCATGCTCTCGAAGCGCGTAAACGCCAGTTCGGGCTTGCTCCGAGCGAAGATGCGCTTGTGGGTTACTACACGCGAATTGCGGGTAACGTCAATTCCATCAAGACGCTCAAAAGCTACATCTACGAGCACACTGACCAATTCTTGAAATTCGATGAAAAGTATTGGTTGGATCAGTTGGATGGCGGCACGAGTGGAACCTCTTGGACAAGTGATGAAAAAGGTGTCAATCGCATTGTCATTCCGAGCCCCGCACAAGTCAAGTCTAAAGATGCGGCTCCAGCCCCAACTCTTGGCGGTTCCATCGAGCATTTCCGCATTGGCGAGCGCGTTGTTACAGGTGAAATGGTCTTTGACGCCACTCGCGATTGCGATGGCATTACGCTCTCGTTGCCTTACGATTTGCTGACTGAAATTTCTCCGGCAAAATTTGCGATGAGCATCCAGCAATGGCGTGAATGGATGATTGAATCCGTGATTCGCGAAATGCCCAAGAGCGTCAAGAAATTGCTCGAAGCCAAACGCACCGCGATTGACGATGAATTCTTTGCGGCACTTGACAACTTCCCGCATAAAGCTCCACTCTTGTTGCTTTACGAAGTGCTTTCGAATACAAAGGAAATCCGCTCGGGTGCAAACGGCGCTAGCATCGACGTTCCGACGGTGAATCCCGACAAGGAAAATCATTTGCGTCTGCATTTGGTCGTTTCAAAGCCTGGTTTCCCGGAACCTTATAAACTCGAAATTTCTCCGGAATGGGGCTCTTACCGCATGTTCTTGGCGGTTCGCCCGGCATTGGTGACGTTTGGCATTGACTTCCCGCTCGAAGGAATGCGCTTTGGTTGGCGTCTTGGGCAGTCGGCGTTGATGGTGTCGGATGAATCCCGTTTTTGGCAAGCTTTCCGCAAGCGTGTTGAGGGCGCGCATCTTGAATCCGCTGCGCATCCCGAAACTGCGGCGCATCCCGCATCGCAAAAGACTTCACTCTCCGAAGAGAAAAAACAGCTCATTGCCGACCGCTTGAACTTGCTCGAAATGGGCGGTGTCTTTGCGGATAACTTTGAAACGGCTCTCAAGATTTGGGTCGCAAAATCGCTTGCGGCTGATAGCCTTGATGCGACTCGCTGTGTGCGCTTTACAGGGCTAGAATTCTCACGTGGCAAAAAGATTCGCGACTTCAAGAGTCTTGCGGCAAACACCCGTAGCGAAGATGAAGAAATTCGCCTCTCGCTTGTGCGTGCAACATACGAATCGGGCCTTATCAGTGCTGAAGCTTTTGTAAAGGACTGGAATTTGCTTAAAGATTTCAGCGTGGAAATGCGGAGTGGAAACGGCAAGTCGACCTTAAAAAACAAAACCATAATTGCGATCCATACGGCGTACCAAAAAGAACTTACTTTGTTTGAACGTCTGCGCGTTCTTGCAGAACTTTTCAACATAGAACTCCCGTTTGACGCATCTCGTGAATCTGTGTCCCGCGAAAACACGGAACTTTCGGCCAATACCCTCCGCGAATATTTCCGCCCGTACCTCAAGGCGCGTTACCTCAAGGACCACGAACTGAAAAATGCCCGTGAACTCCTCGGAAAAATCGACCGCACGCCAACGGATGACCCGGAATTTGCCGAACTTTACTTGCAAGCGAAGGCAATGCTTGAAGATTTTGAAATCCTCAAGTACAAACGCAAGGGTAATGACGCCGAAGATATTGTGGAAGAAGACGCTTTAGCAAGGTTGAAAGGCCGTTTTGGACGACTTTAA